Proteins encoded in a region of the Vibrio ponticus genome:
- the ybaK gene encoding Cys-tRNA(Pro) deacylase, producing the protein MTPAINAAKKKKVTHKIHQYEHDPRAESYGLEAAEALGQDPKQVFKTLLFCLNGQPQNLAVAVLPVEHKLNLKLAAKAAKAKKAEMANPDIAQKTTGYVVGGISPLGQKKALPTFIHNSAEELSTMMVSAGRRGLEIELAPKDLAELTRGQFVELCL; encoded by the coding sequence ATGACCCCGGCAATCAATGCAGCCAAAAAGAAAAAAGTTACTCATAAAATTCACCAATATGAACACGATCCGAGAGCGGAAAGCTATGGTCTAGAAGCCGCCGAAGCGTTGGGACAAGATCCTAAGCAAGTGTTTAAGACGCTGCTTTTTTGCTTAAACGGTCAGCCCCAAAATCTTGCCGTGGCAGTATTACCCGTTGAGCACAAACTGAATCTTAAGCTGGCTGCGAAAGCCGCTAAGGCAAAAAAAGCGGAAATGGCGAACCCTGACATCGCGCAAAAGACCACAGGGTATGTAGTGGGAGGCATTAGCCCACTAGGGCAAAAGAAAGCACTGCCAACGTTTATCCATAACAGTGCCGAGGAGTTATCAACCATGATGGTTAGCGCTGGGCGCCGCGGTCTGGAAATTGAGCTGGCTCCAAAAGATTTGGCAGAACTGACGCGCGGACAGTTTGTGGAGTTGTGCCTTTAA
- a CDS encoding uracil-xanthine permease family protein has protein sequence MKNAIQGAQMLFVAFGALVLVPLLTGLDPSVALFGAGIGTLIFQAVTRRSVPIFLASSFAFIAPILYGVQAWGIPATMGGLMVAGLVYVALGGLIKIRGVEIVHKLLPPVVVGPVIMVIGLGLAPNAVSMALGVAGGEQVIDKNTALIVSSASLLTTIGISVFSRGFLKLMPILGGIIVGYALSLFYGIVDFTPVHQAAWFAMPAFVMPEFNINAILFMIPVAIAPAVEHVGDMLAISNVTGKNYLKKPGLHRTITGDGLATIAASMVGAPPNTTYSEVTGAVMLTKSFNPAIMTWTAITAITLSLVGKLGAVLQTIPMPVMGGIMILLFGSIATVGLNTLIKNNVDLHKSRNLVIVAITLVFGIGGMAFGIGDFSLQGISLCGIVAIVLNLVLPKDLGENHVVDNAQMDK, from the coding sequence ATGAAAAATGCCATTCAAGGTGCACAGATGCTCTTCGTTGCATTTGGTGCGCTCGTACTGGTTCCGCTATTAACGGGATTGGATCCAAGTGTTGCACTATTCGGTGCTGGTATCGGTACCCTAATCTTCCAAGCTGTTACTCGTCGTTCTGTTCCTATCTTCCTTGCTTCTTCTTTTGCTTTTATTGCACCTATTCTTTACGGCGTTCAAGCTTGGGGTATCCCGGCAACAATGGGCGGTCTAATGGTTGCGGGTCTAGTTTACGTGGCTCTAGGCGGACTGATTAAAATCCGCGGCGTAGAAATCGTCCATAAACTGCTACCACCAGTTGTGGTTGGTCCTGTAATCATGGTTATCGGTCTTGGTCTTGCACCTAACGCAGTAAGCATGGCGCTTGGTGTCGCAGGTGGCGAACAAGTTATCGATAAAAATACCGCGCTAATCGTTTCATCAGCATCATTGCTGACTACTATTGGCATCAGTGTATTCAGCCGTGGCTTCTTAAAACTCATGCCAATTCTTGGTGGTATTATCGTGGGTTACGCACTGAGCTTGTTCTACGGCATCGTTGATTTCACCCCTGTTCACCAAGCCGCTTGGTTTGCTATGCCTGCGTTTGTGATGCCTGAATTTAACATTAACGCAATTCTATTTATGATCCCGGTGGCGATCGCACCTGCGGTTGAGCACGTTGGTGATATGCTCGCAATCTCAAACGTAACGGGTAAAAACTACCTGAAGAAACCAGGTCTACACCGCACTATCACTGGTGACGGTCTAGCAACGATCGCAGCCTCTATGGTCGGCGCGCCGCCAAACACCACGTACTCAGAAGTAACGGGCGCGGTAATGTTAACCAAGTCATTCAATCCTGCAATCATGACTTGGACAGCAATTACTGCGATTACCCTATCGCTGGTTGGCAAACTTGGTGCGGTACTACAAACCATCCCAATGCCAGTAATGGGCGGTATCATGATCCTACTGTTCGGTTCTATCGCAACTGTGGGTCTAAACACCCTGATCAAAAACAACGTTGACCTACACAAGTCTCGCAACCTAGTAATCGTAGCAATTACGCTAGTATTTGGTATTGGCGGCATGGCATTTGGTATCGGTGACTTCAGCCTACAAGGCATCAGCCTATGTGGTATCGTCGCTATCGTGCTTAACCTAGTGCTACCAAAAGACCTAGGCGAAAACCACGTAGTTGATAACGCGCAGATGGATAAGTAA
- a CDS encoding DUF2066 domain-containing protein — translation MRSIVLFALGLIGFPALALTNVDLYQSQIVLDQSIEKPDAQARKQGMEEVIIRASGVPDAVNNPVIQKALQQSAQYLAQISYGQLGEQKTLKMRFNGPQINSLLSQAQLPEWPAQRANLLVWLVEESQSERAVIWEHTNSPILTDMKQQAQERGLPLTIPVGDFNDVTGVNISDLWGGFALPVGQASQRYPVDAVLVVRASNNDLRWTLYDQAPKTIGVTRQAPMSGSNSGQDAAEKMIDQISDYYAKQSSVVVASESSEAIKVRFTSLDNAVDFFVLERKLQQLSSVASLDILKIQNKDVTFQVHLLATPAEFEQQVLRLREAKAVVIEPEPAVIEPITTDAMNTASNTVNEVVVQSQPAAEVAPQSQDALAVNNAAEQALPAIIEQATKPAVVEVPPTFIFEWHGEQLASPTPVEEPQQEQLLESEEIETEVDA, via the coding sequence ATGCGCTCTATTGTTTTATTCGCATTGGGTTTGATTGGCTTTCCAGCCTTAGCTCTAACAAATGTCGACTTGTATCAATCCCAAATTGTATTAGATCAGAGTATTGAGAAACCAGATGCCCAAGCTCGTAAACAGGGTATGGAAGAAGTGATTATTCGTGCTTCTGGTGTGCCAGATGCGGTAAATAATCCAGTGATTCAAAAGGCACTACAACAAAGCGCGCAATACCTAGCACAAATTAGTTATGGTCAATTAGGTGAACAAAAAACGCTTAAAATGCGCTTTAATGGACCTCAAATCAATAGCTTATTAAGTCAAGCTCAGTTACCAGAATGGCCGGCTCAACGTGCTAACTTATTAGTTTGGCTGGTGGAAGAAAGCCAATCTGAACGTGCAGTGATTTGGGAGCATACTAACTCGCCTATCTTGACCGACATGAAACAGCAAGCTCAAGAGCGAGGGTTGCCGTTGACGATTCCTGTTGGTGATTTTAATGATGTGACCGGTGTGAACATTTCCGATCTCTGGGGTGGCTTTGCATTGCCTGTTGGTCAAGCGAGTCAACGTTACCCTGTTGATGCGGTATTAGTAGTCCGTGCGAGCAATAACGACCTTCGCTGGACTCTTTATGACCAAGCGCCAAAAACGATCGGTGTTACTCGCCAAGCTCCAATGTCTGGTAGTAATAGTGGGCAAGATGCGGCAGAAAAAATGATCGATCAGATCAGTGATTACTATGCAAAGCAAAGCAGTGTTGTGGTAGCAAGTGAATCATCGGAAGCGATCAAGGTACGTTTTACTTCTTTAGATAACGCGGTTGATTTCTTTGTGCTTGAACGCAAGTTGCAACAGTTAAGTTCGGTTGCGTCTCTAGATATTTTGAAAATTCAAAATAAAGACGTGACTTTCCAAGTGCATTTATTGGCAACGCCTGCGGAATTCGAACAACAAGTATTGCGCTTGCGCGAAGCTAAAGCGGTCGTGATCGAACCAGAACCAGCGGTCATTGAACCAATTACAACTGACGCAATGAACACAGCATCTAACACTGTGAATGAAGTCGTTGTCCAATCACAACCAGCGGCAGAAGTTGCTCCGCAGTCTCAAGATGCATTAGCGGTTAATAATGCGGCTGAGCAAGCGCTGCCAGCGATTATTGAGCAAGCAACCAAGCCAGCGGTTGTAGAAGTGCCACCAACGTTTATCTTTGAATGGCATGGCGAACAGTTAGCATCCCCAACACCTGTTGAAGAACCGCAGCAAGAGCAACTGCTTGAGTCAGAGGAAATCGAAACTGAAGTTGACGCTTAA
- a CDS encoding sulfurtransferase TusA family protein, giving the protein MKDLDLRDQRCPMSLLLAKRRAVELEQGDTLTILIADPSSKSDIISFLQRNSFEVESTQNSNYYSLNVTRGKLPRC; this is encoded by the coding sequence ATGAAAGATTTAGATTTAAGAGATCAGCGCTGCCCTATGTCTTTACTGCTAGCGAAACGTCGCGCCGTTGAGTTGGAACAAGGGGATACGTTGACGATTTTAATCGCGGATCCGAGCTCTAAATCAGACATAATCAGCTTTTTACAGCGAAATTCATTTGAAGTTGAGTCGACTCAGAATAGCAACTATTACTCTTTGAACGTGACTAGAGGGAAGCTTCCAAGATGTTAG
- the bepA gene encoding beta-barrel assembly-enhancing protease, which translates to MFKQTRSLIALCIATTLSIPSAPTLANTIDLPDIGTAASSTLTIDQERQYGDAYMRMLRNRAPIINDPVLNEYIDSLGHRLVANADDVKTPFTFFMIRDRNINAFAFFGGYIALHSGLFLHAKTESELASVMAHEIAHVTQRHLARSMEEQARRSPVTMAALAGALLLAIAAPEAGMAAITATTAGNMQGQINYTRSNEKEADRFGIATLSKAGFDVDAMPRFFSRLAEEYRYATTLPPMLLTHPLPQDRITDTRSRAQTYPARRVNPSLDYHLARARIVARYAGIKSEAALDWLNRGEKKATPDMKPAMQYGRALVYLDNNQLDKAAPILQKLYQQDSNNRFYLDALSDLYIAQKRPEKATAMLDKALKSEPDNPVLMINYANSLLAQDKLSQAIRVLQRYTHQNSQDINGWSLLSEANIKQGNSQEDLAARAEIFALKANWNKAIQYYTQASQMAELGSLEQARYDARIDQLMVQRDRFLALQ; encoded by the coding sequence ATGTTTAAACAGACACGTTCGCTCATTGCCTTGTGCATCGCGACCACACTGAGCATTCCTTCAGCCCCAACGCTGGCAAACACTATTGACTTGCCGGATATCGGAACGGCCGCCAGTAGCACCCTAACGATCGACCAAGAGCGCCAATATGGCGATGCCTACATGCGTATGCTGCGTAATCGCGCGCCAATCATCAATGACCCGGTACTCAATGAATACATCGACAGCTTAGGCCATCGATTGGTTGCTAATGCCGATGATGTAAAAACACCCTTTACTTTCTTTATGATTCGCGACCGTAATATTAACGCCTTTGCATTCTTTGGCGGTTACATCGCTTTGCATTCAGGTCTGTTCTTACACGCGAAAACAGAAAGTGAATTAGCATCCGTTATGGCGCACGAAATTGCGCACGTAACACAACGCCACCTCGCACGCAGTATGGAAGAGCAAGCACGTCGCTCTCCTGTGACGATGGCTGCACTCGCTGGTGCCCTTCTGCTCGCCATTGCAGCGCCAGAAGCCGGAATGGCCGCCATCACTGCCACTACCGCTGGCAATATGCAGGGACAGATCAACTACACCCGAAGTAATGAAAAAGAAGCGGATCGATTTGGTATTGCAACCTTATCTAAAGCCGGTTTTGATGTGGATGCTATGCCAAGATTTTTTAGCCGTTTGGCCGAAGAGTATCGCTACGCCACAACGCTCCCGCCGATGCTATTGACTCACCCATTACCACAAGATCGTATTACTGATACTCGATCGCGTGCACAAACTTATCCAGCAAGACGAGTGAATCCCTCTCTGGATTACCATTTAGCACGAGCACGTATTGTGGCGCGTTATGCGGGAATAAAATCAGAAGCCGCTCTAGATTGGCTCAATCGCGGTGAAAAGAAAGCAACACCCGATATGAAACCTGCAATGCAATACGGTCGCGCCTTGGTTTACTTAGATAACAACCAACTTGATAAAGCCGCCCCTATCTTGCAAAAGCTGTATCAGCAAGATAGCAACAATCGCTTTTACCTTGATGCTCTCAGCGATCTCTATATCGCGCAAAAGCGACCGGAAAAAGCGACGGCAATGCTAGATAAGGCATTAAAGTCTGAACCTGATAACCCAGTTCTGATGATTAACTACGCCAATAGCTTATTAGCACAGGATAAGTTGTCTCAAGCGATACGGGTCTTACAGCGCTACACGCACCAAAATAGCCAGGATATAAATGGTTGGAGCCTACTTTCTGAAGCTAATATCAAACAGGGTAACAGCCAAGAAGATCTTGCGGCGCGGGCAGAAATTTTTGCCTTAAAGGCAAACTGGAACAAAGCGATACAGTATTATACTCAGGCAAGCCAAATGGCTGAGTTAGGAAGCTTAGAACAAGCAAGATACGACGCGCGCATTGACCAACTGATGGTGCAACGTGATCGTTTCTTAGCATTACAATAA
- the arsC gene encoding arsenate reductase (glutaredoxin) (This arsenate reductase requires both glutathione and glutaredoxin to convert arsenate to arsenite, after which the efflux transporter formed by ArsA and ArsB can extrude the arsenite from the cell, providing resistance.), giving the protein MSVVIYHNPRCSKSRQTLTLLEEKGVQPEIIKYLDTPLSVAELKDLYALLALEEVRAMMRVKEDVYKELNLAQASDEQLFTAMAENPKLIERPIVVANGKAKHGRPPEQVLEIL; this is encoded by the coding sequence ATGTCAGTCGTGATTTATCACAACCCTCGCTGCTCAAAAAGCCGCCAAACACTTACTTTGCTTGAAGAAAAGGGTGTTCAACCAGAAATTATTAAGTATCTGGATACGCCATTATCGGTAGCAGAATTGAAAGATCTTTACGCATTATTGGCGCTAGAAGAAGTCCGCGCGATGATGCGTGTTAAAGAAGATGTGTATAAAGAACTAAACCTTGCACAAGCATCCGATGAGCAATTGTTCACCGCGATGGCAGAAAATCCTAAGCTTATCGAGCGCCCGATCGTCGTGGCTAACGGTAAAGCCAAGCATGGTCGTCCACCAGAGCAAGTTTTAGAAATTCTATGA
- a CDS encoding AI-2E family transporter, which yields MLEMVSRWYKRRFSDPHAVSLVAILFFGFITIYFFGNLIAPLLVAIVLAYLLEWPVAKLSKLGVPRTLSVVFAILTFFTLAIVAIFGLVPTIWTQVGNLINDIPNMYSGLQQVIAELPEKYPELANFQIVESLVTNAKNQVISVGESVVKGSLASLVSLATLAVYLILVPLLVFFLLKDKEEMISMASGMLPRNRKLATKVWDEMNEQISNYIRGKVMEILIVGGVSYVTFAILDLRYSVLLAVAVGLSVLIPYIGAAAVTVPVAIVGLFQWGLSPEFYYLLIAYGIIQALDGNVLVPVLFSEAVNLHPVAIIVAVLVFGGLWGFWGVFFAIPLATLVKAVWNALPSSHESEAPSISE from the coding sequence ATGTTAGAAATGGTGAGTCGCTGGTATAAGCGACGTTTTTCCGACCCACACGCAGTCAGCTTAGTAGCAATCCTTTTCTTTGGCTTTATTACTATCTACTTTTTTGGCAATTTGATTGCGCCGTTACTGGTCGCAATTGTACTTGCTTACTTACTTGAATGGCCAGTGGCTAAATTGTCGAAGCTTGGCGTTCCGCGCACGCTTTCGGTGGTGTTTGCTATTCTTACCTTCTTTACCTTGGCGATTGTCGCCATCTTTGGGTTAGTACCTACCATCTGGACTCAGGTCGGTAACTTAATCAACGATATTCCCAATATGTATTCAGGGCTGCAGCAGGTGATTGCTGAGCTACCAGAAAAATACCCAGAGTTGGCAAACTTTCAGATTGTTGAGTCGCTGGTGACTAATGCAAAGAACCAAGTGATTAGCGTTGGTGAAAGTGTGGTTAAAGGTTCACTTGCTTCACTAGTCAGTCTTGCGACGCTCGCTGTTTATTTGATTTTGGTACCACTATTGGTGTTCTTCTTATTGAAAGATAAAGAAGAAATGATTTCGATGGCGAGTGGAATGTTGCCACGCAACCGAAAGTTGGCGACCAAAGTTTGGGACGAGATGAATGAACAGATCTCGAACTACATTCGCGGTAAAGTGATGGAGATCTTGATTGTTGGTGGCGTGAGCTACGTGACATTCGCGATTCTTGATCTGCGTTATTCAGTGTTGCTAGCGGTAGCAGTAGGGCTTTCGGTACTGATCCCCTATATTGGTGCAGCTGCGGTGACAGTACCCGTTGCGATTGTCGGTCTTTTCCAATGGGGACTCTCTCCTGAATTCTATTACTTATTGATTGCTTACGGCATTATCCAAGCCTTGGATGGTAACGTTTTGGTACCGGTACTGTTTTCAGAGGCGGTGAATTTGCATCCAGTCGCGATTATCGTCGCGGTGTTGGTATTTGGCGGGCTTTGGGGATTCTGGGGCGTGTTTTTTGCTATCCCATTAGCAACCTTGGTCAAAGCGGTATGGAATGCATTACCAAGTAGCCATGAGAGCGAAGCCCCCTCAATTTCAGAATGA
- the ushA gene encoding bifunctional UDP-sugar hydrolase/5'-nucleotidase UshA, translating into MTQRLIVKTALSAAILATLSGCAATAQNDWEADKTYKLTVLHTNDHHGRFWENKYGEYGMAARKTLIDNLREEIRAEGGSVLLLSGGDINTGVPESDLQDAEPDFKGMSKIGYDAMALGNHEFDNPLEVLMQQKEWANFPMLSANIYDKKTGERMFQAYQMFEKQGIKIAVIGLTTEDTQKIGNPEFIGGIEFRDPKEEAKKLIAELKETEKPDLIFAVTHMGHYENGNRGINAPGDVALARYLDEGSLDMIVGGHSQEPVCMEAPNVIKKNFQPSDECKPDIQNGTHIVQAYEWGKYVGRADFEFRNGELEMVSYDLIPVNLKKKIKVDGESKRVFIEDEIAKDQAMVEFLRPFQEKGQDQLNVKIAETNGKLVGDRNIVRFEQTNLGRLIATAHMDRAKADFAVMNSGGVRDSIEGGDVTYKDVLKVQPFGNIVTYIDMSGKEVIDYLNVVGTKPVDSGAYAQFAGVSMTVENGKVSDVKIGGEAIDLEKTYRFTVPSYNAAGGDGYPKVSTHPGYVNTGFVDAEVLKEYLQENSPVDVNAFAPKGEIVYK; encoded by the coding sequence ATGACGCAACGCCTGATCGTAAAAACTGCACTGAGTGCAGCCATTCTTGCAACCTTATCTGGTTGTGCAGCAACAGCACAAAATGACTGGGAAGCAGATAAAACTTACAAACTGACAGTTCTTCACACCAATGACCACCACGGTCGTTTCTGGGAAAACAAATACGGTGAGTACGGCATGGCGGCTCGTAAGACGCTAATTGACAACCTACGCGAAGAAATTCGTGCTGAAGGCGGTAGCGTATTACTTCTTTCTGGTGGTGACATCAACACTGGTGTACCAGAGTCAGACCTTCAAGACGCAGAACCTGATTTCAAAGGTATGAGCAAAATCGGTTACGATGCAATGGCACTTGGTAACCACGAATTCGACAACCCGCTTGAAGTGCTAATGCAGCAAAAAGAGTGGGCTAACTTCCCAATGCTTTCAGCAAACATTTACGACAAGAAGACTGGCGAGCGTATGTTCCAGGCTTACCAAATGTTTGAGAAACAAGGCATCAAGATTGCTGTTATCGGTTTAACAACGGAAGATACGCAGAAAATCGGTAACCCTGAATTTATCGGCGGTATCGAATTCCGTGATCCTAAAGAAGAAGCGAAGAAGCTAATCGCTGAACTTAAAGAGACTGAAAAACCGGATCTAATCTTTGCAGTGACGCACATGGGTCACTACGAAAATGGTAACCGCGGTATAAACGCACCAGGTGATGTAGCATTGGCTCGTTACCTAGACGAAGGCTCACTAGATATGATCGTTGGTGGTCACTCACAAGAGCCAGTGTGTATGGAAGCACCAAACGTAATTAAGAAGAACTTCCAACCTTCTGACGAATGTAAACCAGACATTCAAAATGGCACTCATATCGTACAAGCGTACGAGTGGGGTAAATACGTAGGTCGCGCGGATTTCGAATTCCGTAACGGTGAGCTAGAAATGGTGAGCTACGATCTTATCCCTGTAAACCTGAAGAAGAAAATCAAGGTTGACGGTGAGAGCAAGCGTGTATTCATCGAAGATGAAATCGCGAAAGACCAAGCTATGGTTGAGTTCCTACGTCCTTTCCAAGAAAAAGGTCAAGACCAGCTAAATGTGAAAATCGCAGAAACTAACGGCAAGTTAGTCGGTGATCGTAACATCGTGCGTTTCGAGCAAACAAACCTAGGTCGTTTAATTGCGACGGCACATATGGATCGCGCTAAAGCTGACTTCGCAGTAATGAACTCAGGTGGTGTACGTGATTCTATTGAAGGCGGTGACGTAACTTACAAAGACGTACTGAAAGTTCAGCCGTTTGGTAACATCGTAACTTACATCGATATGTCAGGTAAGGAAGTAATTGATTACCTAAACGTTGTGGGTACTAAACCAGTTGATTCAGGTGCTTACGCGCAGTTTGCTGGTGTTTCTATGACAGTAGAAAACGGCAAAGTGTCTGACGTTAAGATTGGTGGTGAAGCGATCGATCTAGAGAAGACTTACCGTTTCACAGTACCAAGCTACAACGCAGCTGGTGGTGACGGCTACCCGAAAGTATCGACTCACCCAGGTTACGTAAACACAGGTTTCGTTGATGCAGAAGTTCTTAAAGAATACCTACAAGAAAACAGCCCTGTAGATGTAAACGCATTCGCACCAAAAGGTGAGATTGTTTACAAATAA
- the wrbA gene encoding NAD(P)H:quinone oxidoreductase, which translates to MTCQLIVLYYSRHGSTRALARQIARGIESIPHCEALLRTVEELSANHGESQDPIISIDELKRCHGLAMGSPVWFGNMAAPLKHFWDQTTSLWLSGDLIDKPACVFTSSSSLHGGQETTLQSMKLPLFHHGMLVMGIPYSQPQLHTTQTGGTPYGASHVAHTNQQTLSPEESELAQQLGKRLATTALKLIKE; encoded by the coding sequence ATGACATGTCAGCTCATTGTTCTTTATTACAGCCGCCATGGCTCAACTAGAGCATTAGCCCGGCAGATCGCTAGAGGGATAGAATCTATCCCTCACTGCGAAGCCTTGCTGCGCACGGTGGAAGAGCTGTCGGCTAACCACGGCGAGTCACAAGATCCGATAATCTCGATTGATGAACTCAAGCGCTGTCACGGTCTTGCCATGGGTAGCCCCGTTTGGTTTGGCAACATGGCTGCGCCACTCAAACATTTCTGGGATCAAACCACTTCACTCTGGTTGTCAGGTGATTTGATAGACAAACCCGCTTGCGTATTCACCTCTTCCTCTAGCCTGCATGGTGGGCAAGAAACCACGTTGCAAAGTATGAAACTGCCCTTATTTCATCACGGCATGCTGGTGATGGGCATTCCTTATTCGCAGCCACAACTGCATACCACACAAACCGGTGGCACCCCTTATGGCGCCAGTCATGTCGCGCATACCAATCAACAGACACTATCGCCAGAGGAAAGTGAGTTAGCCCAACAGTTAGGTAAGCGTTTAGCAACGACCGCACTAAAACTAATCAAGGAGTGA
- a CDS encoding DUF2069 domain-containing protein: MSDAQPDRLLQDMQPTTKAYRLLALGANLGLLAWVAIWQIYLSPHPHISSTTLAIAWCIPLLLPLPGILAGKPYTHAWANFVLMLYFLHALTIIYVDGGERMLAVVELLLTSAAFAGNILYARTRGKELGMKLTRLSEVEKKERARFEK; encoded by the coding sequence ATGTCCGACGCACAACCCGATCGCCTACTACAAGATATGCAGCCTACAACCAAAGCTTATCGACTATTAGCATTGGGGGCGAACCTAGGGCTACTGGCTTGGGTGGCTATTTGGCAAATCTATTTGTCTCCCCATCCACATATCAGCAGTACCACCCTAGCGATAGCTTGGTGTATTCCTCTGCTGTTACCGTTACCTGGTATCTTAGCCGGAAAACCCTACACTCATGCTTGGGCAAACTTTGTCTTGATGCTCTATTTCCTACACGCCTTAACCATTATTTATGTTGATGGCGGTGAACGTATGCTAGCAGTGGTTGAATTACTCCTAACCAGTGCCGCTTTTGCTGGCAATATTCTCTATGCCCGTACACGCGGAAAAGAACTAGGTATGAAGTTAACGCGTTTGTCGGAAGTCGAAAAGAAAGAGCGCGCTCGTTTTGAAAAGTAG
- a CDS encoding IS4 family transposase: MSLESQLANTFRSCNTFHHFDKYSDILSPELIQQGFEQAGVATVRRRRLPLEAVLWSVVGMSLFRQQSVWDIANQLDIVLPDKQRFVAPSAVVQARQRLGEEGVKQVFKKMAAHSYQSSNFETWCGLNLLSVDGVVWRTTDTPENHQEFKAQRNQSSENIYPKVRMVCLMELTSHQLIDSAFSDYRTSEMRLAEELIEQTPDQSLTIFDKGYYSLGLLNRWNKVGQERHWMLPVRKDFQYEVVHKYSQSDAIVAIKTSPQARKKFSDLPEIIEARLVSKAIKGKEYQVLTSMRDGLRFPGEDIVELYRYRWEIELGYREMKQTLLDSEYTLRSKRPDMVRQELWGILLAYNLIRQVMTKAASKLDSVWPNQLSFTSSAMAVTQYFAALPLTSPGKLPKHYEVLLQQISMFILPPRREDRSYPRWVKLKPKKYATNRKNASQLN, from the coding sequence ATGTCTTTAGAAAGCCAACTTGCCAATACTTTTCGGTCATGTAATACCTTCCACCACTTTGATAAATACTCTGACATTCTTAGTCCAGAGCTTATCCAGCAAGGTTTTGAGCAAGCTGGTGTAGCAACCGTTAGAAGAAGACGGTTACCTTTAGAAGCCGTACTTTGGTCCGTTGTTGGAATGAGTCTCTTTCGTCAACAATCTGTTTGGGATATTGCTAACCAACTCGATATTGTCTTGCCAGACAAACAACGTTTTGTTGCACCAAGTGCAGTTGTTCAAGCGAGACAGAGATTAGGCGAAGAAGGTGTAAAGCAAGTCTTTAAGAAGATGGCTGCGCATAGCTATCAGTCGTCTAACTTCGAAACTTGGTGTGGACTAAACCTTCTATCTGTCGATGGTGTCGTTTGGAGAACGACAGATACACCCGAAAATCATCAAGAGTTTAAAGCGCAGCGCAATCAATCATCTGAGAATATTTACCCTAAGGTCCGCATGGTTTGCTTGATGGAGCTTACAAGTCATCAGCTAATCGATAGTGCATTCTCTGACTATCGCACCAGCGAAATGCGGCTCGCAGAAGAGCTTATTGAACAAACGCCAGATCAATCACTGACCATTTTTGACAAAGGATATTACTCTTTAGGGCTGCTTAATCGCTGGAACAAAGTAGGTCAAGAAAGGCATTGGATGCTCCCTGTGAGAAAAGACTTTCAGTATGAAGTTGTCCATAAATACAGTCAGAGTGATGCTATCGTTGCTATAAAAACATCACCTCAGGCAAGGAAGAAGTTCAGTGACCTGCCTGAGATAATAGAAGCAAGGTTGGTATCGAAAGCCATTAAAGGTAAGGAGTATCAGGTTCTTACCTCAATGCGTGATGGGTTGCGCTTTCCCGGAGAAGACATTGTAGAGCTCTATCGCTATCGTTGGGAAATCGAATTAGGCTATAGAGAAATGAAGCAAACCTTGCTTGATAGTGAGTATACATTGCGAAGTAAGCGCCCAGATATGGTTAGACAGGAGCTCTGGGGGATTTTGCTAGCCTATAACCTTATAAGGCAGGTTATGACAAAAGCGGCGAGCAAGTTAGATAGCGTTTGGCCGAACCAATTAAGCTTTACGAGTAGTGCCATGGCTGTGACTCAATACTTTGCAGCTTTACCTTTAACGAGTCCAGGGAAACTCCCTAAACACTATGAAGTGCTACTACAGCAAATATCCATGTTTATCCTACCCCCCCGAAGAGAAGATAGAAGTTATCCTCGTTGGGTGAAACTGAAACCCAAGAAATATGCGACAAATAGAAAAAATGCCAGTCAGCTTAACTGA